The Corynebacterium poyangense genome includes a window with the following:
- a CDS encoding sulfurtransferase, translating into MTVPFDPAPQFREFAHPERLVSASWLSARLGGPGLKVVESDQDSLLYDIGHIPGAVRLDWRRELNNALFRDIVDPETFARVMSEKGISRDDTVVVYGDHSNWWAAFTVWILELFGHQDVRLLDGGRDAWMAEERDTSFAVPHYPRSDYPVVERNDEQLRAFVSEVHEAIGSVPLVDVRNPEEYQGESEHNTSDHALSAQRQGHIPSAVNYPWGKTVDATGRFRSRAVLEEIYRDLNPENPTIVYCHLGDRSAHTWFVLKYLLGFENVRNYDGSWAEWGNMVRMPIARGKEPGEVPQELR; encoded by the coding sequence ATGACAGTCCCCTTTGATCCGGCCCCGCAATTCCGTGAATTCGCGCACCCCGAACGGCTCGTCTCCGCCTCCTGGCTTTCCGCACGCCTGGGTGGCCCAGGGCTAAAAGTCGTGGAGTCTGATCAGGATTCTTTGCTCTACGACATCGGACACATACCCGGTGCCGTTCGCCTAGATTGGCGTCGGGAATTAAATAACGCATTATTCCGCGACATCGTAGACCCAGAAACCTTCGCCCGGGTCATGAGCGAGAAAGGAATTTCTCGGGATGACACCGTGGTGGTGTACGGAGATCACTCCAACTGGTGGGCAGCTTTCACGGTATGGATTCTGGAACTTTTTGGCCACCAGGATGTGCGTCTTCTTGATGGAGGACGAGACGCCTGGATGGCTGAGGAACGCGATACCTCATTTGCCGTTCCGCATTATCCACGCAGTGATTACCCCGTGGTGGAACGCAATGATGAACAACTCCGCGCCTTTGTCTCCGAGGTCCACGAAGCTATTGGCTCAGTGCCACTCGTTGATGTCCGGAATCCTGAGGAGTACCAAGGAGAATCCGAACATAATACCTCCGACCATGCTCTTAGTGCCCAGCGTCAAGGACATATCCCCAGCGCGGTGAATTACCCTTGGGGGAAAACTGTCGACGCCACCGGCCGGTTCCGCTCCCGTGCAGTTTTGGAAGAGATTTATCGCGACCTTAATCCAGAAAACCCGACGATTGTCTATTGCCATTTAGGGGATCGTTCCGCACATACCTGGTTTGTTCTGAAATATTTGTTGGGCTTTGAGAATGTTCGTAATTACGACGGATCCTGGGCGGAATGGGGAAATATGGTTCGAATGCCTATTGCCCGAGGCAAAGAACCCGGCGAAGTTCCGCAAGAATTACGCTAA
- a CDS encoding Cj0069 family protein: MHQSIVVFEVEGGSDKYFDGHRKDTMPIVRAIRDAGWKSEVVYYRPEWAEDLFTYVSENFDAYISRVNPGNIPGGEKGYFDLLTRLSEAGLVGMSTPEEMMAYGAKDALVKLNQTDLVPTDTAAYYDVESFHQTFPTSLSYGERVLKQNRGSTGSGIWRVQLEDKDLAASVQPGTALPLDTKLKCTEAVDNHTEIRELGEFMDFCDQYIIGDNGMLVDMRFMPRIVEGEIRILLVGPHPVFVVHKKPAAGGDNFSATLFSGAQYTYDKPESWQDLVDMFAEARPVIAEKLGGDNIPLIWTADFMLDTAEDGSDTYVLGEINCSCVGFTSELDMGIQELVAKEAIGRVLAK, encoded by the coding sequence GTGCACCAGAGCATTGTCGTCTTCGAAGTTGAGGGCGGATCCGATAAATACTTTGATGGCCACCGCAAAGACACCATGCCTATTGTTCGCGCTATTCGCGACGCGGGTTGGAAATCTGAGGTGGTGTACTACCGTCCAGAATGGGCCGAAGATCTCTTTACCTATGTGTCGGAGAACTTCGATGCCTATATTTCCAGGGTCAACCCGGGAAATATCCCCGGTGGTGAAAAGGGATATTTTGATCTGTTGACCAGGCTTTCTGAGGCCGGCCTCGTGGGAATGTCCACCCCGGAAGAAATGATGGCTTACGGTGCCAAGGACGCCCTCGTCAAGTTGAACCAAACAGATCTCGTTCCCACCGACACCGCAGCGTATTATGACGTAGAGTCCTTCCACCAGACTTTCCCCACCTCTCTGTCCTATGGGGAGCGAGTCCTTAAGCAGAACCGTGGATCTACTGGATCAGGAATTTGGCGAGTCCAGTTGGAAGACAAGGACCTTGCAGCTTCTGTTCAACCTGGGACCGCACTGCCGCTAGACACCAAACTCAAGTGCACTGAAGCAGTGGATAACCACACCGAAATCCGCGAGCTCGGTGAGTTCATGGACTTCTGTGATCAGTACATTATTGGTGACAACGGCATGTTGGTGGATATGCGTTTCATGCCGCGGATCGTGGAGGGAGAAATCCGTATTCTGCTGGTTGGTCCGCACCCTGTGTTCGTTGTTCATAAGAAGCCAGCCGCCGGCGGGGATAACTTCTCAGCTACTTTGTTCTCTGGTGCGCAGTACACCTATGACAAGCCGGAATCCTGGCAAGATTTGGTGGATATGTTTGCTGAAGCTAGGCCAGTGATTGCAGAAAAGCTCGGTGGCGATAATATCCCGCTGATCTGGACGGCTGATTTCATGCTCGACACTGCTGAAGATGGTTCTGATACCTATGTCCTCGGCGAAATCAACTGCTCTTGTGTTGGTTTCACCTCTGAGCTTGATATGGGCATCCAGGAATTGGTGGCTAAGGAAGCTATCGGGCGAGTATTAGCCAAGTAA
- a CDS encoding DUF3151 domain-containing protein yields the protein MEFKDMLAPPPIKLPEDPAQELDPREVSTALHHPESPLVWAVRAEDALLSAHSDEEKLQAYAFARTGYHRGLDRLRGNGWKGWGPVPFSHRPNQGVLRAIAALALAARAIGEDAEYDRCRQMLSDADPDSVAALLG from the coding sequence ATGGAATTCAAAGACATGCTAGCCCCTCCCCCGATTAAGTTGCCGGAAGATCCCGCCCAGGAACTAGACCCGCGTGAAGTCAGCACCGCCCTACACCATCCGGAAAGCCCCCTGGTGTGGGCGGTTCGTGCTGAAGATGCGTTGCTCAGCGCACACAGCGATGAAGAAAAGCTACAGGCCTACGCTTTTGCTAGGACCGGCTATCACCGTGGCTTAGATCGGTTACGCGGGAATGGATGGAAAGGCTGGGGGCCGGTGCCATTTTCGCACCGACCCAATCAAGGCGTACTACGCGCTATTGCTGCCCTTGCTCTTGCTGCTCGAGCTATTGGTGAAGACGCGGAATATGATCGGTGTCGGCAGATGTTGTCCGACGCCGACCCAGATTCTGTTGCTGCTTTACTTGGCTAA